Proteins encoded in a region of the Populus alba chromosome 13, ASM523922v2, whole genome shotgun sequence genome:
- the LOC118040622 gene encoding zinc finger CCCH domain-containing protein ZFN-like isoform X1, which produces MDFDAGIPMSRSGGGLPAVTEGTSMSPSLSEVSFSDAMWQMNLRSSETMEAGPYPERPGEPDCSYYIRTGLCRFGATCRFNHPPNRKLAIAAARMKGEFPERIGQPECQYYLKTGTCKFGATCKFHHPRDKAGISGRVSLNILGYPLQPNEIECAYYLRTGQCKFGSTCKFHHPQPTNMMVPLRGSPIYPTVSSPTTPGQQSYPGGLATTWSRASFITSPRWQAPSSYTPLILPQGVVSVPGWNAYSGQLGSVSSPESQQQTGNSQIYETSRHSESVNAGSQGTFSPYRSGSAPLGFYALQRESVFPERPGQPECQFYMKTGDCKFGAVCRFHHPRERLIPAPDCVLSPIGLPLRPGEPLCIFYSRYGICKFGPSCKFDHPMGVFTYNLTASSSADAPVRRLLGSSSGSTGLTLSSEGLVEAGPTKPRRLSLSEPRQMPPGDDNIDTGG; this is translated from the exons ATGGATTTTGATGCCGGAATTCCGATGTCTCGTAGTGGTGGTGGTCTACCAGCTGTAACCGAGGGAACTTCTATGTCACCGTCTTTAAGCGAAG TTTCATTTTCAGATGCAATGTGGCAAATGAACCTGAGATCGAGTGAAACAATGGAAGCTGGGCCATATCCTGAGCGTCCTGGAGAGCCAGATTGTTCATATTATATAAGAACAGGCCTCTGTAGATTTGGGGCTACATGCCGATTTAATCACCCCCCTAATCGGAAGCTG GCAATTGCAGCAGCCAGGATGAAGGGGGAATTTCCAGAAAGAATAGGACAACCAGAATGCCAG TACTACTTGAAGACAGGAACTTGCAAGTTTGGGGCCACGTGCAAGTTTCATCACCCAAGAGACAAGGCTGGGATTTCTGGAAGAGTGTCTTTAAATATTTTGGGCTATCCACTCCAACCA AATGAGATCGAGTGTGCTTATTACTTAAGAACAGGACAGTGCAAGTTTGGTAGCACTTGTAAATTTCACCATCCTCAGCCGACTAATATGATGGTTCCACTGCGTGGCTCTCCTATTTACCCTACTGTCAGCTCTCCAACTACCCCCGGTCAACAATCCTATCCAGGAGGACTTGCAACAACCTGGTCAAGGGCATCTTTTATTACTAGCCCACGCTGGCAAGCTCCTTCAAGTTATACACCTTTGATTCTACCTCAGGGAGTCGTGTCAGTCCCTGGCTGGAATGCATACAGT GGTCAGCTTGGGTCAGTATCATCTCCAGAGAGTCAGCAGCAAACAGGAAACAGTCAGATATATGAAACCTCACGCCACAGTGAATCAGTTAATGCAGGATCTCAAGGGACATTTTCCCCATACCGTTCTGGCTCTGCCCCCTTGGGATTTTATGCCTTGCAAAGAGAGAGTGTTTTTCCTGAGAGACCTGGTCAGCCTGAATGCCAGTTTTACATGAAGACTGGAGACTGTAAGTTCGGTGCAGTTTGTAGATTCCATCATCCAAGGGAGAGACTAATTCCCGCTCCAGACTGTGTCTTGAGTCCAATTGGGCTGCCTTTACGTCCA GGAGAACCTCTATGCATCTTCTACTCTCGTTACGGCATCTGCAAGTTTGGTCCAAGTTGCAAGTTTGACCACCCCATGGGGGTTTTCACATACAATCTCACAGCATCATCTTCAGCTGATGCCCCAGTTCGACGGCTATTGGGGTCCTCATCAGGATCCACCGGATTAACTTTGTCATCAGAAGGGCTAGTCGAAGCAGGCCCGACAAAGCCAAGGCGACTTTCACTATCGGAGCCTAGACAAATGCCCCCGGGTGATGATAATATTGACACCGGCGGGTGA
- the LOC118040622 gene encoding zinc finger CCCH domain-containing protein ZFN-like isoform X2 produces MDFDAGIPMSRSGGGLPAVTEGTSMSPSLSEDAMWQMNLRSSETMEAGPYPERPGEPDCSYYIRTGLCRFGATCRFNHPPNRKLAIAAARMKGEFPERIGQPECQYYLKTGTCKFGATCKFHHPRDKAGISGRVSLNILGYPLQPNEIECAYYLRTGQCKFGSTCKFHHPQPTNMMVPLRGSPIYPTVSSPTTPGQQSYPGGLATTWSRASFITSPRWQAPSSYTPLILPQGVVSVPGWNAYSGQLGSVSSPESQQQTGNSQIYETSRHSESVNAGSQGTFSPYRSGSAPLGFYALQRESVFPERPGQPECQFYMKTGDCKFGAVCRFHHPRERLIPAPDCVLSPIGLPLRPGEPLCIFYSRYGICKFGPSCKFDHPMGVFTYNLTASSSADAPVRRLLGSSSGSTGLTLSSEGLVEAGPTKPRRLSLSEPRQMPPGDDNIDTGG; encoded by the exons ATGGATTTTGATGCCGGAATTCCGATGTCTCGTAGTGGTGGTGGTCTACCAGCTGTAACCGAGGGAACTTCTATGTCACCGTCTTTAAGCGAAG ATGCAATGTGGCAAATGAACCTGAGATCGAGTGAAACAATGGAAGCTGGGCCATATCCTGAGCGTCCTGGAGAGCCAGATTGTTCATATTATATAAGAACAGGCCTCTGTAGATTTGGGGCTACATGCCGATTTAATCACCCCCCTAATCGGAAGCTG GCAATTGCAGCAGCCAGGATGAAGGGGGAATTTCCAGAAAGAATAGGACAACCAGAATGCCAG TACTACTTGAAGACAGGAACTTGCAAGTTTGGGGCCACGTGCAAGTTTCATCACCCAAGAGACAAGGCTGGGATTTCTGGAAGAGTGTCTTTAAATATTTTGGGCTATCCACTCCAACCA AATGAGATCGAGTGTGCTTATTACTTAAGAACAGGACAGTGCAAGTTTGGTAGCACTTGTAAATTTCACCATCCTCAGCCGACTAATATGATGGTTCCACTGCGTGGCTCTCCTATTTACCCTACTGTCAGCTCTCCAACTACCCCCGGTCAACAATCCTATCCAGGAGGACTTGCAACAACCTGGTCAAGGGCATCTTTTATTACTAGCCCACGCTGGCAAGCTCCTTCAAGTTATACACCTTTGATTCTACCTCAGGGAGTCGTGTCAGTCCCTGGCTGGAATGCATACAGT GGTCAGCTTGGGTCAGTATCATCTCCAGAGAGTCAGCAGCAAACAGGAAACAGTCAGATATATGAAACCTCACGCCACAGTGAATCAGTTAATGCAGGATCTCAAGGGACATTTTCCCCATACCGTTCTGGCTCTGCCCCCTTGGGATTTTATGCCTTGCAAAGAGAGAGTGTTTTTCCTGAGAGACCTGGTCAGCCTGAATGCCAGTTTTACATGAAGACTGGAGACTGTAAGTTCGGTGCAGTTTGTAGATTCCATCATCCAAGGGAGAGACTAATTCCCGCTCCAGACTGTGTCTTGAGTCCAATTGGGCTGCCTTTACGTCCA GGAGAACCTCTATGCATCTTCTACTCTCGTTACGGCATCTGCAAGTTTGGTCCAAGTTGCAAGTTTGACCACCCCATGGGGGTTTTCACATACAATCTCACAGCATCATCTTCAGCTGATGCCCCAGTTCGACGGCTATTGGGGTCCTCATCAGGATCCACCGGATTAACTTTGTCATCAGAAGGGCTAGTCGAAGCAGGCCCGACAAAGCCAAGGCGACTTTCACTATCGGAGCCTAGACAAATGCCCCCGGGTGATGATAATATTGACACCGGCGGGTGA